The stretch of DNA CAGCAAGATTTTCAAGCGAATTTCTAGTTCTTCTAGTCGTTCTTCGAGTTCGGCGACTTCCATCGCAGCCATTTCTTGGAGTTCTGCATCACCGTTTGCCTCTTTCATGACTTCCCTAGCACCTGCCAACTCGTCTTGAGTCGTTTTCCAGGTTTCATAGGTTGTCACAACTTCTTCCAAGGAAGAACGTGCCTTCGCGACTTTTTGATATTCCGTAGGGTCTTTCGCAATATCAGGGTCAGCAAGGCGGCGGGTGAGTTCGTTAAAAGTTTGCTCGACAGATTTGAGTTTATTTAGCAGATAAGTTTCAGGCATAAAGTGCGATCGCTCAAGCAAGATAGTAGAAGGTCACAAAAATCGTATCCGGTTCGACTATCTAGCCTGGCTACTTTTTCTTGTCGTTGCCTGTAGGTTGGTTAGCTTCCATCATGCCGTACTTCCGCAAGAAGCGTTCTACTCGACCTTCGGTGTCGATGATCTTTTGCGTACCTGTATAAAAAGGATGGTTGCCTGACCACACATCAACGTGTAGTTCAGGTTTAGTTGAACCAACGGTCGCAACAAGTTCACCATCACAGTATACTTTTGCCTCAGGATACCATTGTGGATGAATATCAGGTTTTGCCATTGTCTTTTTCTTTGTAATTGCCTATATCTATTGTAGCTCTTAGCCTTCAGCGCTCAGCCCCTTGGCTAGCAACGAACTTTTGAAAGTTGATTGCTAATAGTTTTTATCGCTTGGAGAACTGAGGAGCTTTCCGTGCTTTGTGTAAACCATATTTCTTGCGCTCTTTCGCGCGAGGATCGCGCGTTAAGTAGCCTTCTGATTTGAGCGGCGCGCGGTTTTCTGGGTCAAGTTGGCACAGGGCGCGGGCGACGCCTAAACGAATCGAATCGGATTGTCCAGTTAAGCCGCCACCATGTGCTGTCACTAAGATATTGTATTCATTTTCCAACCCTAAGGTTTCTAAGGGAGCTTTAGCAACTGCGAGGTAGTTTGGGTTGTATTGGAAATACAAGTCGCCTGGTCTACCGTTGACAATCAGTTGTCCATCACCAGGGACTAAGCGGACTCTGGCGACGGAGGATTTGCGACGACCAGTTCCTCTGTACATCACGCGATCGCTTGCTGTCTCTGTTGCTTGCATTAGTTTTTCTCTCCTGGAATTGTTTGGATTTTAATTTCTTTTGGTTGTTGTGCTTGGTGAGGATGTTCTGCACCCGCATAGACTTTCAGCTTGGTAAATAATTGACGCCCTAGACTATTTTTGGGCAGCATACCTTTAACTGCATGTTCTACAATGCGCTCGGGTAGTCGCGATTGCAGTTGAGCAAAGGTTTCTGTTTTCATTCCGCCTGGGCGTCCTGAGTGGCGACGATAGAGCTTTTGACTGCGCTTTTTCCCAGTGACAATCACTTTGTCAGCATTAACAACAATAACAAAGCCGCCTGTATCCATGTGTGGTGTAAATTCTGGTTTATTTTTACCGCGCAAAATCATCGCGATTTCAGTTGCTAATCTGCCTAAGCGCTGGTCGGTTGCATCGACAACATACCACTCGCGTTCGATGGTATCTTGTGCTGGAACATAAGTTTTGTTCATGGGTGTTTTCGTGTCCTGTAGATTTCAAATAAATTGATGGTGTATGCTTTTGTTTACAATCTCTTTTGAAGAAACATAGTTGGCGTCTGGTAGCACCCACCGAGGTTGCGCGTCATACCAGACTTCTGGAGGAAAAGGAAAATTGTTATAGCCAACGCGTAGTAAGCATAAACCTTGAGGCGGAGCCGCATATTTCACATTTTCGCGGCGTTGCTGTTGCCAAAGATCGGTAAATTTTTCAAGTGATAGGCTACCTTTTCCTACATCGACCAGCAATCCTACTATTAACCGTACCATTCCATACAAAAATCCGTCTGCTTGAATTTCTATCTGGATAAACGGACCATTGCGCTCGCACTCTACTGCTTGGATTTCTACCCATGAGTGCTTGCGACGCGAACCCGCGCGGTGAAAAGCTGCTAAGTGATGTTTGCCTAGCAACGGCTGTAGTGCAGCACGAATCAGACCTTCATCTAAGTTTGCATAGTAATAATGCCAACTAAATGGCTGAACAAACAAGTTAGGTCGGGAATCGGTATAGAGCGTATAGCGATAACGTCGCCATTTGGCATCAAACCGAGCGTGCCAGTTACTCTCAACAGCGGCAGAACCGCGAATCAAGATGTCTTGAGGAAGATAGCTATTGAGAATTGCCGCCCACCGCTCTGCCGGAATGGGACCTGTTGCATCAAAGTGTGCCACTTGTGCAGCAGCATGAACTCCTGTATCAGTACGCCCTGCACCATGCAGGGTAACAGGATGACCGAGTACGCGAGCGATCGCATCTTCGATTTCTGCTTGTACTGTCCGCAATTTTAGTTGTCGCTGCCACCCATGAAAATGAGTGCCCAAGTATTGGATGACTAGGGCTACTCGTTTTAGCTCGGAATTTGGGGCAATCATGCAACTACCTTAATTTATGATGCTAATTGCAGCTACACGAGTTCAATAATTGCCATTTCAGCGTTGTCGCCTCGACGCGGGACAGTGCGCAAAATCCGCGTGTATCCACCCACCCGATTAGCGTAGCGGCTGGGTGCTTGTTCGAACAAAGCATGAACAAGTTGTTTGTCATAGATATAGCCAAGTGCTTCTCGGCGCGCAGCCAAGGAGCCATTTTTAGCTAAAGTAATCATTTTCTCAGCTTCTGAGCGAACTGCCTTGGCGCGCACTTTAGTAGTTGTAATTCGTCCGTGACGAATTAACTCTGTTGTTAATGCTCTTAAAAGAGCGCGACGCTGGTCAGCTGGTTTACCGAGTTTGTGAACACGACGACGGTGACGCATGGTGATGTTTACAATTTGAGGTTTATGCAAGATTGTCTTGAGTTACTGCTAGCAACTCACAACATAGTCGACTACGATGGTTTGGCAGACTTTTCGTGTGGTAACGTGATGCCTAAACGCTCTTGCAAGGCTTCAATAACTTCTTCTGCAGACTTCTGCCCAAAGTTTTTGATTTCTAATAAATCTTCTTGAGTGTAATCTAATAAGTCTGCTACTGAGTTGACTTGTGCCCGCTTCAAGCAATTGTAGGCTCTTACCGAAAGCTGAAGTTCTTCGATTGGAATTTGACTGGTAGGGTCTTCATCCGTTGGCGATTCATCTTTCATCGCCTCGAGCGAAATATCTTTGAGTGGGTTAAACAGATCGACTAAGATATTGGCAGCTGATGAAAGTGCTTCTTGCGGAGTTACGCTACCATTTGTCCAAATTTCTAAAATCAAGCGGTCTTTCTGCAAAGAACCATCAACGCGAGCATCTTCGACGCTATAGTTGACTTTGCGTACCGGCATGAAAACCGAGTCGATTTGGAGAAAGTCTAAAGCTGTAGCTTCGTCGCGACCCCGTTCGACTGTCCGATAGCCTTTACCGCGATCGATCCGAAATTCCATTTCGAGTTTCGCACCTTCAGCGACGGTTGCTACGTACTGAGTTGGGTCAATAATTTCTACCTCGGATGGCAGATCGAAGTGTTCTGCTGTTACGGTGGCAGGTCCTGTCACGAGTAAACGCCCAATTTGCGGCTGTGAAGAGTAGCTTTTGAGCACAATCTCTTTCATGTGCATGAGAATCTCTAGCACGTCTTCTCGAACACCTGGAATTGTGGCAAATTCGTGACTTACGCCAGCAATCCGAACAGCGGTAATTGCTGTTCCTTCTAGATTAGATAACAAAGTCCGTCTTAACGCGTTGCCAACGGTCGTTCCTTGACCGCGATCGAGAGGTTCCAGAACAAATCTACTGTATTGACTCCGATTCTCTAGCGTATTAGACTCGACACATTCAATTTGAAACTGCGCCACGGAGCGACCTCCCTTAGTAATTTAGATGCCAATATAGGCATAGTTGCCTAATTTAAATGCGCAAATGCCTCGCTGCCACTGTTTCATTAACGGCGGCTACCACAAACGAGACAATGTGCTTTTTTATAGTTACAAAGTTGTTTTAGCTTGCCTCAAAAGCTTGCTCAAGCAAAATTCAAAAATGCTGCCGCCTACTGTACTACCTTGATTAGACTCGACGGCGCTTTGGCGGACGGCAACCATTGTGCGGAATTGGGGTAATATCTCGAATCAATGTGATTTCTAATCCTGCCCCCTGCAATGCTCGAATGGCAGTTTCGCGACCTGCGCCAGGACCGCTGACCATGACTTCGATTTGACGCATCCCTTGGTCAG from Chroococcidiopsis sp. TS-821 encodes:
- the rpsI gene encoding 30S ribosomal protein S9 encodes the protein MQATETASDRVMYRGTGRRKSSVARVRLVPGDGQLIVNGRPGDLYFQYNPNYLAVAKAPLETLGLENEYNILVTAHGGGLTGQSDSIRLGVARALCQLDPENRAPLKSEGYLTRDPRAKERKKYGLHKARKAPQFSKR
- a CDS encoding DNA-directed RNA polymerase subunit alpha, translating into MAQFQIECVESNTLENRSQYSRFVLEPLDRGQGTTVGNALRRTLLSNLEGTAITAVRIAGVSHEFATIPGVREDVLEILMHMKEIVLKSYSSQPQIGRLLVTGPATVTAEHFDLPSEVEIIDPTQYVATVAEGAKLEMEFRIDRGKGYRTVERGRDEATALDFLQIDSVFMPVRKVNYSVEDARVDGSLQKDRLILEIWTNGSVTPQEALSSAANILVDLFNPLKDISLEAMKDESPTDEDPTSQIPIEELQLSVRAYNCLKRAQVNSVADLLDYTQEDLLEIKNFGQKSAEEVIEALQERLGITLPHEKSAKPS
- the rpmE gene encoding 50S ribosomal protein L31; this encodes MAKPDIHPQWYPEAKVYCDGELVATVGSTKPELHVDVWSGNHPFYTGTQKIIDTEGRVERFLRKYGMMEANQPTGNDKKK
- the truA gene encoding tRNA pseudouridine(38-40) synthase TruA, whose translation is MIAPNSELKRVALVIQYLGTHFHGWQRQLKLRTVQAEIEDAIARVLGHPVTLHGAGRTDTGVHAAAQVAHFDATGPIPAERWAAILNSYLPQDILIRGSAAVESNWHARFDAKWRRYRYTLYTDSRPNLFVQPFSWHYYYANLDEGLIRAALQPLLGKHHLAAFHRAGSRRKHSWVEIQAVECERNGPFIQIEIQADGFLYGMVRLIVGLLVDVGKGSLSLEKFTDLWQQQRRENVKYAAPPQGLCLLRVGYNNFPFPPEVWYDAQPRWVLPDANYVSSKEIVNKSIHHQFI
- the rplM gene encoding 50S ribosomal protein L13, with amino-acid sequence MNKTYVPAQDTIEREWYVVDATDQRLGRLATEIAMILRGKNKPEFTPHMDTGGFVIVVNADKVIVTGKKRSQKLYRRHSGRPGGMKTETFAQLQSRLPERIVEHAVKGMLPKNSLGRQLFTKLKVYAGAEHPHQAQQPKEIKIQTIPGEKN
- the rplQ gene encoding 50S ribosomal protein L17, which translates into the protein MRHRRRVHKLGKPADQRRALLRALTTELIRHGRITTTKVRAKAVRSEAEKMITLAKNGSLAARREALGYIYDKQLVHALFEQAPSRYANRVGGYTRILRTVPRRGDNAEMAIIELV